A genomic segment from Flavobacterium litorale encodes:
- the lipB gene encoding lipoyl(octanoyl) transferase LipB, translating to MNKSIELFDLGEVDYKETWDTQERLFKEILDLKIKNRRENTNLETPNYFLYVAHPHVYTLGKSGDLSNLLLNEKQLADKGATFYKINRGGDITYHGPGQIVGYPILDLENFFTDIHKYLRLLEEAIIRTMAEYGLTATRSDGETGVWLDVGTPFARKICAMGVRASRWVTMHGFAFNVNANLGYFDNIIPCGIKDKGVTSLNVELGVETVDETEVKEKIAKHFATLFEATVLKGEALPVV from the coding sequence ATGAATAAAAGTATAGAGCTTTTTGATTTGGGTGAAGTGGATTATAAGGAAACGTGGGATACTCAGGAGAGGCTTTTTAAAGAGATTCTTGATCTTAAAATAAAAAATAGGAGAGAAAATACAAACCTCGAAACACCTAACTATTTTCTATACGTAGCGCATCCACACGTTTATACCTTGGGTAAAAGTGGTGATTTGAGTAATTTACTTCTTAATGAGAAGCAACTTGCTGATAAAGGGGCTACGTTTTATAAAATAAATAGAGGGGGAGATATTACATATCATGGTCCTGGGCAAATAGTAGGATACCCAATTTTAGATTTAGAGAATTTTTTTACTGATATACATAAATACTTACGACTGTTGGAAGAGGCTATTATACGTACCATGGCTGAGTATGGGCTTACCGCTACCCGTAGTGACGGCGAAACAGGCGTTTGGTTGGATGTGGGTACACCTTTTGCACGTAAAATATGTGCTATGGGCGTTAGGGCTTCAAGATGGGTTACCATGCATGGCTTTGCGTTTAACGTAAATGCTAATTTAGGCTATTTTGATAATATTATACCTTGCGGTATAAAAGACAAAGGAGTAACATCGTTAAATGTAGAACTTGGTGTTGAAACCGTAGATGAAACGGAAGTGAAAGAAAAAATCGCAAAACATTTTGCTACACTTTTTGAGGCTACTGTTCTAAAGGGCGAAGCCTTACCTGTAGTG
- the lysS gene encoding lysine--tRNA ligase yields the protein MQLSEQEIIRREKLDALRKLGINPYPANLFPVNHTSKQVKNDYVEGKKVIVAGRLMSVRIQGKASFAELQDSEGRIQLYINRDEICTGEDKTKYNEVFKKLLDLGDFIGVAGKLFTTQVGEKSVRVTDFTVLSKTLRPLPLPKKDADGNVYDGFTDAELRYRMRYVDLVVNPEVKDVFVKRTKLFAAMRNFFNDKGYFEVETPILQPIAGGAAARPFVTHHNSLDIPLYMRIANELYLKRLIVGGFDGVYEFSKNFRNEGMDRTHNPEFTAMEIYVAYKDYNWMMEFTENLLEHCATAVNGTTQATFGEHTVDFKAPYARVTMTDAIKQFTGFDITGKTEEEIFEAAKGMGIEVDDTMGKGKLIDEIFGEKCEGNFIQPTFITDYPKEMSPLCKEHRDNPELTERFELMVCGKEIANAYSELNDPIDQRQRFEAQLKLSERGDDEAGQFIDNDFLRALEYGMPPTSGLGIGMDRLIMFLTNNQSIQEVLFFPQMRPEKKQVELDDEAKALLEIIKTHNVAPLAQIKEEAKLSNKKWDKTLKTLTGHGIAKVVKTDDALEIHMV from the coding sequence ATGCAGCTTTCAGAACAAGAAATCATTCGTAGAGAAAAACTGGATGCGCTGAGAAAACTCGGCATAAATCCGTATCCCGCTAACCTTTTTCCTGTAAACCATACAAGTAAACAGGTAAAGAATGATTATGTTGAAGGTAAGAAGGTTATTGTTGCAGGACGCCTGATGTCGGTTAGAATACAGGGTAAAGCTTCTTTTGCTGAATTGCAAGATAGTGAAGGACGCATTCAGTTATACATAAATCGTGATGAGATATGTACTGGCGAAGACAAAACTAAATATAACGAGGTTTTTAAAAAATTGCTTGACCTTGGTGACTTTATAGGTGTAGCAGGTAAACTTTTTACTACACAGGTAGGCGAAAAATCGGTACGCGTAACCGATTTTACGGTACTAAGCAAAACATTACGCCCACTACCATTGCCTAAAAAAGATGCTGATGGTAATGTATACGATGGTTTTACTGATGCCGAATTGCGCTACCGCATGCGTTATGTAGACCTTGTTGTAAACCCAGAGGTTAAAGACGTTTTTGTAAAACGCACCAAGTTATTTGCAGCAATGCGTAACTTTTTTAATGATAAAGGCTATTTTGAGGTGGAAACACCCATACTACAGCCTATAGCGGGTGGTGCTGCTGCACGACCTTTTGTAACGCACCATAACTCACTAGATATACCTTTGTACATGCGTATTGCCAACGAGCTATACTTAAAAAGGCTTATAGTAGGTGGTTTTGATGGGGTTTACGAGTTTTCGAAAAACTTCCGCAATGAGGGTATGGACAGAACTCATAATCCTGAGTTTACGGCTATGGAAATATATGTAGCCTATAAGGATTACAATTGGATGATGGAGTTTACCGAAAACTTGCTTGAGCATTGCGCAACAGCCGTTAATGGCACTACACAAGCTACCTTTGGCGAGCATACTGTAGATTTTAAAGCACCGTACGCACGGGTTACCATGACCGATGCTATTAAGCAATTTACAGGTTTTGATATTACGGGTAAAACAGAAGAAGAAATTTTTGAAGCTGCCAAAGGCATGGGTATCGAAGTAGATGATACTATGGGTAAAGGCAAGCTAATTGATGAAATATTTGGCGAAAAGTGCGAAGGCAATTTTATACAGCCTACTTTTATTACTGATTATCCTAAAGAGATGAGTCCGCTTTGTAAAGAGCACAGGGATAACCCTGAACTTACAGAACGTTTTGAACTTATGGTATGTGGTAAAGAGATAGCAAACGCCTATAGCGAGCTAAACGACCCTATAGACCAAAGGCAACGTTTTGAAGCACAATTGAAACTAAGCGAACGTGGTGATGATGAAGCAGGGCAATTTATTGATAACGACTTTTTACGTGCGCTAGAGTATGGTATGCCACCAACATCGGGGCTTGGTATTGGCATGGATAGGTTAATTATGTTTTTAACCAACAACCAATCCATACAAGAAGTATTATTTTTCCCGCAGATGCGCCCTGAAAAGAAGCAAGTAGAGCTGGACGATGAAGCAAAAGCACTACTCGAAATTATTAAAACGCATAACGTTGCGCCTTTAGCACAAATTAAAGAAGAAGCTAAATTGAGTAACAAAAAATGGGATAAAACCCTAAAAACCTTAACTGGGCATGGTATTGCCAAAGTTGTAAAAACTGACGATGCATTGGAAATACACATGGTATAA
- a CDS encoding S8 family peptidase, with protein sequence MKITTLLLLLCTVFAVKTIAQTPLTKSGTVHICFKDAQYPTTTEFQSFLQENNFVLEKGIKLSEEQFEYLKQQVQKNTGSSASVEKLNRIYSIALPYQNKEALNQLYSDLSLFNGVAYFVKPLNTAPLPPADIPPATPSYFLSQGYIQADPGVNMQYAWDLGYAGAGINLKDVEYGVNTNHEEFNETNTAIAAGMTISNEVPLVFTEHGTAAIGVAYANNGTYGVSGMAYELNEAILYPEWTQEGGYNRVTAVTQAINTAVAGDVIMYELQVSVLTNSDFVPAEYDQVIWDLTRAATDAGIVIVAAAGNGSQNLDSFDFIEYMNRGDSGAIIVGAGTPNTNHDRIGFSTYGSRVDVQGWGQNVVTTGYGDLYAIGNDFNQYYTSFSGTSSATPIIASCAAVLQSYFNQQSGGGYLTSQQIRTVLKETGIAQGTATVVENIGPIPNMEAAIDYINNNLLYNQGYVINQNELRLFPNPSTETITVALENSTGNFEITIFNALGQIVHQDATFSGRKEINITDVDRGIYFLELKNGNQSYLKKFIKK encoded by the coding sequence ATGAAAATTACTACCCTCTTGCTATTGCTTTGCACCGTTTTTGCTGTTAAAACTATAGCGCAAACACCCTTAACAAAAAGCGGAACAGTACATATATGTTTTAAAGACGCTCAATACCCTACTACTACCGAGTTTCAGTCCTTTTTACAAGAAAACAATTTCGTTCTGGAAAAAGGTATTAAATTATCTGAAGAACAATTTGAGTATTTAAAACAACAAGTTCAAAAAAATACAGGAAGCAGTGCATCGGTAGAAAAACTAAACCGTATTTACAGTATTGCACTTCCGTATCAAAATAAAGAGGCACTTAACCAACTTTATAGCGACTTATCGTTGTTTAATGGTGTAGCATACTTTGTTAAACCGCTTAATACAGCACCGCTACCACCTGCCGATATTCCTCCAGCAACACCGAGTTATTTTCTTTCGCAAGGTTATATACAAGCCGACCCTGGTGTAAATATGCAATATGCATGGGATTTAGGCTATGCTGGAGCAGGTATTAACTTAAAAGACGTTGAGTATGGTGTAAATACAAATCATGAAGAGTTTAATGAAACCAATACAGCTATAGCGGCAGGCATGACGATTAGTAATGAAGTACCACTCGTTTTTACAGAGCATGGTACGGCAGCTATAGGCGTTGCTTATGCCAATAACGGAACATATGGTGTTTCGGGTATGGCGTACGAGCTTAATGAAGCTATTTTGTACCCTGAGTGGACACAAGAAGGGGGGTATAACCGAGTTACTGCTGTTACGCAAGCTATTAATACTGCTGTTGCAGGCGATGTTATTATGTACGAATTACAAGTGTCTGTCTTGACAAACAGTGATTTTGTGCCTGCTGAATATGACCAAGTAATATGGGATTTGACTAGGGCAGCTACCGATGCAGGGATTGTAATTGTTGCGGCGGCTGGAAACGGCAGCCAAAATTTAGACTCGTTTGATTTTATAGAATACATGAACCGAGGCGATAGCGGTGCTATTATAGTGGGTGCAGGAACACCTAATACCAACCATGATAGGATTGGTTTTAGCACATATGGTAGTAGGGTAGATGTACAAGGTTGGGGACAAAATGTTGTAACTACAGGTTATGGCGACCTTTATGCCATAGGTAACGATTTTAACCAATACTATACCTCGTTTTCGGGTACAAGTTCGGCAACGCCAATAATAGCCTCGTGTGCAGCGGTTTTACAATCGTATTTTAACCAACAAAGCGGTGGCGGTTATCTGACCAGTCAGCAAATCAGAACGGTTTTAAAAGAAACGGGTATTGCACAAGGTACCGCAACAGTAGTAGAGAATATAGGTCCTATCCCCAATATGGAGGCAGCTATCGATTATATTAACAATAATTTGTTGTATAATCAGGGCTATGTAATCAATCAAAATGAGTTACGTTTATTTCCTAACCCTTCCACCGAAACAATTACGGTAGCATTAGAAAATAGTACAGGTAATTTTGAGATTACTATTTTCAATGCATTGGGGCAGATTGTACATCAGGATGCTACGTTTTCTGGTAGAAAAGAAATTAATATTACAGATGTAGATAGAGGAATTTACTTTTTAGAACTTAAAAATGGTAACCAAAGCTATTTAAAAAAGTTTATTAAAAAATAA
- a CDS encoding transporter, whose protein sequence is MKKYIVLFVALVAQQMFSHTPPPNFRGYLDRFDDCDACGCSASGGGMGFSSMLNQNFVGVRYFYQSYTSQDGIFNDSPYIDENFNTVQLWARIPVFKNFQISALVPYHSHNRALTTGYQAIDGLGDITVLGLYTIYQTQKDSARYSHTLQAGGGVKMPTGEYHTANNGSVNPSFQVGTGSWDYLLAAEYVVKHNKLGLNAMVNYSIKTENDDEYQFGNQFNYASTLFYVIEQPKYTLVPQLGLAGESYAANKQFGEELPDTEGDILFGKAGIEAGYKGFSAGINAMLPINQNLVGGRVEANYRWSINLNYSL, encoded by the coding sequence ATGAAAAAGTATATAGTATTATTCGTTGCGCTAGTGGCACAACAAATGTTTTCTCATACGCCACCACCCAATTTTAGAGGATATCTTGACCGATTTGACGATTGCGATGCTTGTGGCTGTTCTGCTAGTGGCGGAGGTATGGGGTTTAGCTCCATGCTTAACCAAAACTTTGTAGGGGTACGCTATTTTTATCAAAGCTATACAAGCCAAGACGGTATTTTTAACGATTCGCCTTATATAGACGAGAACTTTAATACCGTACAACTTTGGGCACGCATACCTGTCTTTAAAAATTTCCAAATATCGGCATTAGTACCGTATCACTCCCATAACAGAGCGCTTACTACAGGCTACCAAGCGATAGATGGTTTGGGCGATATTACCGTATTGGGTTTATACACCATATACCAAACCCAAAAAGATTCCGCTAGGTACAGCCACACACTACAGGCGGGTGGAGGCGTAAAAATGCCAACAGGCGAATACCATACTGCCAATAACGGAAGTGTAAACCCAAGTTTTCAGGTAGGTACTGGTAGTTGGGATTATTTACTGGCTGCCGAATACGTTGTTAAGCATAACAAGCTAGGGCTTAATGCTATGGTAAACTACAGTATTAAAACTGAAAATGACGATGAGTACCAATTTGGTAATCAATTTAATTATGCAAGTACGTTATTTTATGTAATAGAGCAACCAAAATACACCCTTGTGCCACAACTTGGTTTAGCAGGCGAAAGCTACGCTGCTAATAAGCAATTTGGTGAAGAGTTACCCGATACCGAAGGCGATATACTGTTTGGTAAAGCAGGTATAGAGGCAGGCTATAAAGGATTCTCTGCGGGTATTAATGCCATGCTGCCCATCAATCAAAACTTAGTTGGCGGCAGGGTAGAGGCAAACTATAGGTGGTCCATCAACTTAAATTACAGTTTATAA
- a CDS encoding cytochrome-c peroxidase has product MKKISFVAFAALLLVSCSDNDTNYTATPDTKMDFNVPANFPAPEQDITLNPPTEAGFELGRKLFYDARLSADNTISCAFCHEQSSAFTHHGHTFSHGIYNQEGTRNAPAVQNMAFQSEYFYDGASNSIEMLSIVPIHNPVEMDETLESIAEKLKQDADYVQQFDRAFDGTEITSGKILKALGQFMTMMISANSRYDKYIRNETGGTLTAQETQGLSLFQQKCASCHNTDIFTDNTFRNNGLPPNPNLNDLGREVVTGFATDRYKFKVPSLRNVALTAPYMHDGRFGSLESVLNFYATGVSDSETLDPLLHNGDTLGIPLTQEEKEAIIAFLKTLTDEEFITNPLFYHQT; this is encoded by the coding sequence ATGAAAAAAATTAGCTTCGTCGCATTTGCGGCACTACTACTGGTGTCCTGTAGTGATAACGATACCAATTATACTGCTACGCCAGACACTAAAATGGATTTTAACGTGCCGGCTAACTTTCCTGCTCCTGAGCAAGACATTACCCTAAACCCGCCAACCGAAGCGGGCTTTGAATTGGGTAGAAAATTATTTTACGATGCACGCCTTTCGGCAGATAATACAATATCCTGTGCTTTTTGCCACGAACAATCATCGGCATTTACCCATCACGGTCATACCTTTAGCCATGGTATTTACAATCAAGAAGGTACACGTAATGCACCTGCTGTTCAAAACATGGCATTTCAGTCCGAATATTTTTACGATGGCGCATCCAACAGTATCGAGATGCTCTCCATTGTACCCATACACAACCCCGTTGAGATGGATGAAACATTGGAAAGTATTGCCGAAAAACTAAAACAAGATGCGGACTATGTACAACAGTTTGACCGTGCTTTTGACGGAACCGAAATTACATCGGGTAAAATACTTAAAGCATTAGGGCAGTTTATGACGATGATGATTTCTGCCAATTCCCGTTACGATAAATACATTCGTAATGAAACAGGAGGCACATTAACCGCACAAGAAACACAAGGGTTGAGTTTGTTTCAGCAGAAATGTGCATCATGCCACAATACCGATATATTTACAGATAATACCTTTCGTAATAATGGTTTACCACCAAACCCCAATTTAAACGATTTGGGGCGCGAAGTTGTAACGGGTTTTGCTACAGACAGGTATAAGTTTAAAGTCCCTAGTTTGCGTAATGTAGCGCTTACAGCACCCTACATGCACGATGGTCGTTTTGGCTCGTTAGAGTCGGTATTGAATTTCTATGCTACTGGTGTATCAGATTCTGAAACCTTAGACCCTTTATTGCACAATGGCGATACCTTAGGCATACCGCTTACGCAAGAAGAAAAGGAGGCCATTATTGCTTTCCTGAAAACACTAACAGACGAGGAGTTTATAACAAATCCGCTATTTTACCATCAAACCTAG